One segment of Variovorax sp. PAMC28562 DNA contains the following:
- a CDS encoding glutaredoxin family protein, whose amino-acid sequence MKLTARLSALPLSLGLLLVAASAAAQPVYRNVDKSGKISFSDQAPAANAQPATPRAGNSNASAEGLPYELRQVVQRYPVMLYTSDECAPCVSARSLLITRGVPFDERLIKTDADTAALQRLSGQTSLPVLSIGSQQLKGFSDAEWSQYLDAASYPKSSQLPAGYRPAPARPLVAQSPAPAATGSAKTAGNAPAAVAQPPVPQSVNNGPTPSNPAGIKF is encoded by the coding sequence ATGAAATTGACCGCCCGACTCTCCGCCCTGCCGCTGTCGCTCGGCCTGTTGCTGGTCGCCGCCAGCGCAGCGGCGCAGCCGGTGTATCGCAACGTCGACAAGAGCGGCAAGATTTCCTTTTCGGATCAGGCACCCGCTGCCAATGCGCAGCCAGCCACCCCGCGGGCTGGCAATTCGAACGCGAGCGCGGAAGGATTGCCGTACGAGTTGCGGCAAGTCGTGCAGCGGTACCCGGTCATGCTCTACACCAGTGACGAATGCGCACCTTGTGTGTCCGCTCGCTCCTTGCTCATCACTCGCGGGGTTCCGTTCGACGAGCGGCTGATCAAGACCGATGCCGACACTGCCGCCCTGCAGCGGCTGAGCGGGCAAACGTCGTTGCCGGTATTGAGCATCGGCTCGCAGCAGCTGAAAGGGTTTTCGGACGCCGAATGGTCGCAATATCTCGACGCGGCCAGCTATCCGAAGAGCTCGCAACTGCCCGCCGGCTATCGACCGGCACCGGCACGGCCGCTGGTGGCTCAATCGCCGGCGCCGGCTGCGACCGGCTCGGCCAAGACGGCGGGCAACGCGCCAGCAGCGGTAGCGCAGCCACCCGTTCCGCAGTCCGTCAACAACGGGCCGACGCCGAGCAATCCGGCCGGCATCAAGTTTTAA
- the rpiA gene encoding ribose-5-phosphate isomerase RpiA, whose product MTSPATPLTQEQMKTQVGHAALDYVTRGEIVGVGTGSTVNKFIDALATIKNEIKGAVSSSVASSERLRAAGIPVFDSNEVEELSVYIDGADEIDHRGHMIKGGGAALTREKIVAAQSRRFVCIADASKLVNTLGDFPLPVEVIPMAARRIIRQFARLGGEAQVREKDGLPLVTDNGQHIIDVSGLKITDPRAFEAEVSQWPGVVTVGVFAYQKADVCLLGTPTGVETLQFD is encoded by the coding sequence ATGACTTCACCCGCTACGCCCTTGACACAAGAACAGATGAAGACCCAAGTCGGACATGCGGCGCTCGACTACGTGACGCGCGGCGAGATCGTCGGCGTCGGCACGGGCTCGACCGTCAACAAATTCATCGATGCGCTGGCCACGATCAAGAACGAGATCAAGGGTGCGGTGTCGAGTTCGGTGGCATCGTCGGAGCGGCTGCGTGCCGCTGGCATTCCGGTGTTCGACAGCAACGAGGTCGAGGAGCTGTCTGTCTACATCGACGGCGCCGACGAGATCGATCACCGCGGCCACATGATCAAAGGCGGCGGTGCTGCGCTTACGCGCGAGAAGATCGTGGCGGCACAGTCGCGGCGCTTCGTCTGCATTGCAGATGCATCGAAACTGGTGAACACGCTGGGGGATTTTCCGCTGCCCGTGGAAGTGATTCCAATGGCGGCACGTCGGATCATTCGGCAGTTTGCAAGACTCGGTGGCGAGGCGCAGGTGCGCGAGAAGGACGGGCTACCGCTGGTCACCGACAACGGCCAGCACATCATCGATGTGTCGGGCCTGAAGATCACCGACCCGCGTGCCTTCGAGGCCGAAGTGAGCCAGTGGCCCGGTGTCGTCACTGTCGGCGTCTTCGCCTATCAGAAGGCCGATGTGTGCCTGCTCGGGACGCCGACGGGGGTCGAGACCCTGCAGTTCGATTGA
- a CDS encoding quinone-dependent dihydroorotate dehydrogenase, translating into MPLSSLYSLARPFLFGFDAEHAHELTLGTLALTQNTPFDFAYAAPRVDDPVTLAGLTFPNRIGLAAGLDKNARCIDAFAAMGFGFVEVGTVTPKAQSGNAKPRIFRLPEREALINRLGFNNDGLDAFIANVQRVQFRKRNAAAPMLLGLNIGKNAATPIERATDDYLLCLDGVYPHADYVTINISSPNTANLRSLQSDEALDALLGAVVERGSVLAAQHGKRVPLFLKIAPDLDAAQVGVIAAALQRHHMDGVIATNTTLSREAVKGLPHAEEAGGLSGAPVREASNRVIGQLRKLLGKGFPIIGAGGVLSATDAREKIAAGADVVQIYTGLIYRGPGLVREAAEALRKLGD; encoded by the coding sequence ATGCCCCTCTCCTCGCTCTACAGCCTTGCCCGCCCTTTTCTTTTTGGCTTTGACGCCGAGCACGCGCATGAGCTCACCCTCGGCACGCTGGCCCTTACGCAGAACACGCCATTCGATTTTGCTTATGCGGCACCGCGCGTCGATGACCCGGTGACATTGGCCGGCCTGACCTTTCCGAATCGCATTGGTCTGGCCGCCGGGCTCGACAAGAACGCACGCTGCATCGATGCCTTTGCCGCGATGGGTTTCGGCTTCGTCGAGGTCGGCACCGTCACGCCCAAAGCGCAATCGGGCAATGCCAAACCGCGCATCTTTCGCTTGCCGGAGCGTGAGGCGCTCATCAACCGGCTCGGCTTCAACAACGACGGGCTGGATGCCTTCATCGCCAATGTTCAGCGTGTCCAGTTTCGCAAACGAAACGCCGCAGCGCCGATGCTGCTCGGCCTGAACATCGGCAAGAACGCCGCGACACCGATCGAGCGTGCGACCGACGACTACCTGCTATGCCTCGACGGCGTGTACCCGCATGCCGACTACGTGACGATCAATATCTCGAGCCCGAACACTGCCAACTTGCGCTCGCTGCAGAGCGACGAAGCGCTGGATGCGCTGCTCGGCGCTGTGGTCGAACGCGGCAGCGTGTTGGCGGCACAGCACGGCAAGCGCGTGCCGCTGTTCTTGAAGATCGCGCCGGACCTGGACGCTGCGCAGGTCGGGGTCATCGCCGCGGCACTGCAGCGCCACCACATGGACGGCGTGATCGCGACCAACACCACGCTCTCGCGCGAGGCGGTCAAGGGTCTGCCGCACGCGGAAGAAGCGGGAGGACTTTCAGGAGCGCCGGTCCGCGAGGCAAGCAATCGCGTGATCGGTCAACTGCGCAAGTTGCTAGGCAAGGGCTTTCCGATCATCGGAGCCGGCGGCGTGTTGAGCGCGACCGACGCTCGCGAGAAGATCGCAGCCGGTGCCGATGTCGTGCAGATCTACACCGGCCTGATCTACCGCGGGCCCGGCCTGGTGCGGGAAGCCGCTGAGGCGCTACGCAAGCTCGGCGACTGA
- a CDS encoding glycine zipper domain-containing protein gives MSATSNLEAAADAVVEDVRGVLASKELDSVPHIKALRQRVDAKIAIAKELTAEKARIAAKKAREAADSANTYAHDEPWQIAGAALAVGVLLGLLLGRR, from the coding sequence ATGAGTGCTACCAGCAATCTCGAAGCAGCCGCCGATGCGGTGGTTGAAGACGTGCGAGGCGTTCTCGCCAGCAAAGAACTCGACTCGGTGCCGCACATCAAGGCCTTGCGCCAGCGCGTCGATGCCAAGATCGCCATCGCCAAGGAACTGACCGCCGAAAAGGCGCGCATCGCCGCCAAGAAGGCGCGTGAGGCTGCAGACAGCGCCAACACCTATGCGCACGACGAGCCATGGCAAATCGCAGGCGCTGCACTCGCGGTCGGCGTGCTGCTGGGCCTGTTGCTCGGTCGCCGCTGA
- a CDS encoding NAD(P)/FAD-dependent oxidoreductase — METIDCAVIGAGVVGLAVARALALRGHEVVVLESENAIGTGTSSRNSEVIHAGIYYPRDSLKATLCVAGNAALYAYAAERGVPHRRCGKLIVATTPAQIEELDAIQVKALRNGVLDIVRLNGVEARAMEPELECLAALHSPSTGIIDSHALMLNFQGDMENAGGVLAIKSSVVAAKCVDRAIELELEDGTCVRCNSVVNAAGLSAPSLARRFAGLPADAVPTEYFAKGNYFTLAGRAPFSRLIYPVPEVGGLGVHLTIDLGGQAKFGPDVEWTLSPDDLVVDPARGDAFYAEVRRYWPELREGALLPGYAGMRPKLSGPGEPAMDFVISGPADHGVRGLVNLFGIESPGLTSSLAIGTHVAGLLGGRLAAVP; from the coding sequence ATGGAGACCATCGATTGCGCCGTCATCGGCGCCGGCGTTGTGGGTTTGGCGGTCGCGCGTGCCCTGGCATTGCGGGGGCACGAAGTTGTCGTCCTGGAGTCGGAAAACGCCATCGGTACCGGCACCAGCTCCCGCAACAGCGAAGTCATTCACGCGGGCATCTACTACCCTCGTGATTCGTTGAAGGCCACCCTTTGCGTGGCAGGCAATGCGGCGCTTTATGCCTACGCGGCAGAGCGAGGCGTGCCGCATCGGCGATGCGGAAAATTGATCGTGGCAACGACCCCTGCGCAAATCGAAGAACTCGATGCCATTCAGGTCAAGGCGCTGCGCAACGGCGTCCTCGACATCGTGCGATTGAACGGCGTTGAAGCGCGGGCCATGGAGCCAGAACTGGAATGTCTGGCCGCGCTTCACTCGCCCAGCACCGGCATCATCGACAGCCACGCGTTGATGCTGAACTTTCAGGGAGACATGGAAAACGCGGGTGGTGTTCTGGCGATCAAGTCGTCAGTCGTTGCGGCCAAGTGCGTCGACCGCGCGATCGAGCTCGAGCTGGAAGACGGTACGTGCGTACGCTGCAACAGCGTCGTCAACGCTGCTGGGCTGTCCGCCCCTTCGCTTGCCCGACGCTTTGCCGGTTTGCCTGCCGACGCAGTCCCGACCGAGTATTTCGCAAAGGGGAATTACTTCACCCTCGCGGGCCGCGCGCCCTTCAGCCGCCTCATCTATCCGGTGCCCGAAGTCGGGGGGCTTGGCGTTCATCTGACGATCGACCTCGGCGGTCAGGCCAAGTTCGGGCCCGACGTCGAATGGACGTTGTCGCCCGACGATCTGGTGGTCGATCCGGCTCGTGGCGACGCCTTTTACGCCGAAGTCAGACGTTACTGGCCCGAGCTTCGCGAAGGCGCGTTGCTGCCGGGTTATGCAGGGATGCGCCCCAAGCTCTCTGGGCCGGGAGAGCCGGCGATGGACTTCGTCATATCAGGCCCGGCCGATCACGGCGTACGGGGTCTGGTCAACCTGTTCGGCATCGAGTCGCCGGGGCTTACCAGTAGCCTGGCGATCGGTACGCACGTCGCCGGATTGCTCGGTGGCCGTTTGGCGGCTGTACCATGA